In the genome of Myroides phaeus, one region contains:
- the prmC gene encoding peptide chain release factor N(5)-glutamine methyltransferase, with protein sequence MQIKSYQNRFKEVLSPLYDEMEAEQLFLIALEEIEGKSRIDLVMNPDLQTDKLTTWDEVLADLQQEKPIQYIFGRAYFYGLTFNVNENTLIPRPETEELVEWIINSVDADKPIRILDIGTGSGCIGITLAKELPNAQVTLMDVSPKALEMATHNAKENGVEVQAILQDVLALEQLPAQYDVIVSNPPYVRNLEKVEIKKNVLDYEPHLALFVEDDDALIFYRKIATLANDNLQEGGMLFYEINQYLGAETVALFQSLLFTAIELRKDMVGNDRMIKAIKKT encoded by the coding sequence ATGCAAATCAAGTCTTATCAAAACCGCTTTAAGGAAGTACTTTCGCCTTTATATGATGAAATGGAAGCAGAGCAATTGTTTTTAATTGCCTTAGAAGAAATAGAAGGGAAGTCGCGTATTGACTTGGTTATGAATCCCGATTTACAAACGGATAAGCTGACTACTTGGGATGAGGTGTTGGCCGACTTACAACAAGAAAAGCCGATTCAGTATATTTTTGGTCGTGCATATTTTTACGGATTAACGTTTAACGTGAATGAAAACACCCTAATTCCTCGCCCTGAAACGGAGGAGTTGGTAGAGTGGATAATTAATAGTGTAGACGCTGATAAGCCTATTCGCATTTTAGATATTGGTACGGGGAGTGGTTGTATTGGAATTACCTTAGCAAAGGAGTTGCCTAATGCACAGGTTACTTTGATGGATGTATCGCCTAAAGCGTTAGAAATGGCAACACACAATGCAAAGGAAAACGGTGTTGAGGTACAAGCTATTTTACAAGATGTTTTGGCATTAGAACAATTACCTGCACAGTATGACGTGATTGTGTCTAACCCTCCTTATGTTCGAAACTTAGAAAAAGTAGAGATTAAAAAGAATGTTTTAGATTACGAGCCACATTTAGCGCTATTTGTAGAAGATGACGATGCGTTGATTTTCTATCGAAAAATAGCAACTTTAGCAAATGATAATCTTCAAGAAGGGGGAATGCTTTTCTATGAAATAAATCAATACTTAGGTGCAGAAACGGTTGCGTTATTTCAATCGCTATTGTTTACAGCTATTGAATTGAGAAAAGATATGGTAGGAAACGACCGTATGATTAAAGCGATTAAAAAAACATAA
- a CDS encoding efflux RND transporter periplasmic adaptor subunit, which produces MKKSFIIVTIATSLLFWNCNSKEENTTDKQAKDTALTNTETTTENEAGNKEVELNKAQFTTANIKLGAIEQKNLSDVIRVNGKTELPAQNQADVSSFMSGTITNIFVSLGDKVKKGQVIASIDSPEFIQLQEEYLISKNTLEYLELEYQRQQTLRAENVNSAKIYQKTKADLNIERARYQSLSNRIKLVNTIPGQSSSSLKIVAPISGNIATIPVKIGTNVMAGQSLFTLVDNSQIHLDLMVYEKDLASVHIGQKVSFNLTNIDKTEVTATIFSIGKSFEPGTKTVAVHANIDNIPDNLITGLYVNALIQTGHNTVDVLPSDAIVKADGREFIFYNEKEDEKTTASEHFHFERVEVKTGVSELGYTQVTVLGTPPKDGEIVVKGAYYLQSHLIKNEGGGGHEH; this is translated from the coding sequence ATGAAAAAGTCATTCATCATAGTAACTATTGCTACTTCTCTCCTATTTTGGAACTGCAATAGCAAAGAAGAAAATACAACAGATAAGCAAGCTAAAGATACTGCCCTTACAAATACAGAAACTACGACTGAAAACGAAGCAGGCAATAAAGAAGTGGAGTTAAACAAAGCACAATTCACTACTGCCAACATCAAGTTGGGGGCAATAGAACAAAAAAACCTAAGCGATGTTATTCGCGTTAATGGCAAGACAGAATTACCTGCGCAAAACCAAGCAGATGTGTCTTCTTTTATGAGCGGTACAATTACCAACATCTTTGTAAGCTTAGGGGATAAGGTAAAAAAAGGACAAGTCATTGCATCAATCGACAGTCCGGAGTTCATCCAATTACAAGAAGAGTACCTCATTTCTAAAAATACGTTGGAGTACTTAGAATTGGAATACCAGCGACAACAAACTCTACGTGCGGAGAATGTAAACTCGGCTAAAATATATCAAAAGACAAAAGCCGACTTAAACATTGAACGCGCCAGATACCAATCGCTTAGCAATCGCATAAAACTGGTTAATACCATACCCGGACAAAGTTCGTCTTCTCTAAAGATAGTAGCCCCAATTTCTGGAAACATTGCTACTATTCCGGTTAAGATTGGAACAAATGTAATGGCAGGACAATCGCTATTTACCTTGGTTGACAACTCCCAAATACACTTGGATTTGATGGTGTATGAAAAAGATTTGGCAAGTGTTCACATCGGTCAGAAGGTTTCGTTTAACCTAACGAATATCGATAAGACAGAAGTAACGGCTACTATTTTCAGCATTGGCAAGTCGTTTGAACCTGGTACTAAAACAGTGGCTGTACACGCGAATATTGACAATATTCCGGATAATCTAATAACGGGATTATATGTAAATGCGTTGATACAAACTGGTCATAATACAGTTGATGTACTTCCGAGTGATGCTATTGTTAAAGCAGATGGTAGGGAGTTTATCTTTTACAATGAAAAAGAAGACGAGAAAACAACCGCAAGTGAGCACTTTCACTTTGAACGCGTGGAAGTTAAAACAGGGGTGAGTGAGCTTGGATACACGCAAGTAACCGTTCTTGGTACTCCTCCTAAAGACGGAGAAATCGTGGTTAAAGGAGCTTATTACTTACAAAGTCACTTGATTAAAAACGAAGGTGGCGGTGGTCACGAACACTAA